The proteins below are encoded in one region of Levilactobacillus namurensis:
- a CDS encoding Ppx/GppA family phosphatase, translated as MKNLVVIDLGSNSVRMTVTEIDAHGHFKTVHELKRYVRLSENMGTEKVLQAASIDRTMDALTEFKAIYDPLKNRKIIAVATAAVRLAKNQKAFLKRVKEELDLTLTVISGAAEARYDYLGVVNTLPMVNGLIVDTGGGSSELVLVQNQQLKHVVSIPLGSVTLSQNYLESDKVAADSLFSAMTFVNNVFNDIWWLREATNLPIIGLGGANRTLAKINRRKKNFLNVEDVHGYKLTAADCYATLTNLLGLDLAGRKKVPGLSKERADIIIGGLIPVILLIRLLDSQQITFSNAGLRDGILHDYLNQLEMVETKQG; from the coding sequence ATGAAGAATCTGGTCGTCATTGATTTAGGGTCTAATTCCGTCCGGATGACGGTAACTGAAATCGATGCTCACGGACACTTTAAGACGGTCCACGAACTCAAACGCTACGTGCGCTTATCCGAAAACATGGGTACCGAAAAGGTCCTTCAGGCGGCGTCCATTGACCGGACCATGGACGCCCTGACCGAATTCAAAGCCATCTACGACCCGTTAAAGAACCGTAAGATCATCGCGGTCGCCACGGCAGCGGTCCGTCTAGCCAAGAACCAAAAGGCGTTCTTAAAGCGCGTCAAGGAGGAACTCGACTTGACCCTGACCGTGATCTCCGGGGCCGCCGAAGCCCGCTACGATTACTTAGGCGTGGTCAACACCCTGCCCATGGTCAACGGCTTGATTGTCGACACGGGCGGTGGGTCGTCCGAACTGGTCTTGGTTCAAAACCAACAACTCAAGCACGTGGTCTCCATTCCACTGGGCTCAGTCACCCTCTCGCAGAACTACCTGGAAAGCGATAAGGTCGCGGCCGACTCGCTCTTCAGTGCCATGACCTTCGTCAACAACGTCTTCAACGACATCTGGTGGTTACGCGAAGCCACTAACCTGCCCATCATCGGGCTAGGGGGCGCAAACCGGACGCTCGCGAAGATCAACCGCCGGAAGAAGAACTTCCTCAACGTGGAAGACGTCCACGGCTATAAGCTCACAGCGGCAGACTGCTACGCCACCCTGACCAACCTGTTGGGCTTAGACCTAGCAGGCCGTAAGAAGGTCCCGGGGCTCTCTAAGGAACGGGCCGACATCATCATCGGGGGATTGATTCCCGTGATTCTCCTGATACGTCTGCTCGATTCTCAGCAGATCACCTTCTCCAACGCCGGGCTCCGCGACGGCATTCTCCACGACTACCTTAACCAGCTTGAAATGGTTGAAACTAAACAGGGATAG
- a CDS encoding HD domain-containing protein, with amino-acid sequence MADTYFGAILVNVTSMELSIVNLKTGQQVEHVTSTVAIGENIYNHEDIELQTVADAAEALRGFLQVIKDYGVTRYQVWGSQALSSAPNADFIADQLYIRTGLRLRWISLGRESFVLNEAIALKFPAYKKLVKHHTAIIGLNSGSTTFSFFHHARLLASHNMKLGPTRIKEVLQNLRATAPNPIAVLDDYINSKVDDFYRFVPDELQQVNNQVILIGATPLNNYFIPRGKTSCSLTLQQFHDFTDEALNASDQYLMERLQLNEDTVGLVLPEVLLLQKLFATVHADQIHLVSLNVLDGLTTETAIDAGYLKKDFNDQIIDAAHALAARYRVEPQHMALVEKFTLHLFDQLKALHHLSARDRLLLHVAAIVHDIGGFIDTHEHYLHSDYILKQSELLGLTNQEMQIIAAVSRYHSSRTPGGELARFRQLSADERLRIAKLAAILRVADALDDAHQQTIARISVSVQPTQVVITAFSDDDLSLVRWAFNYKADFFTDVFGLQPVFKQRRLHK; translated from the coding sequence ATGGCTGACACCTATTTTGGCGCTATCCTGGTCAACGTGACCAGCATGGAACTATCCATTGTCAATCTCAAAACCGGCCAGCAAGTCGAGCACGTCACCTCGACCGTGGCCATCGGGGAGAACATCTATAACCACGAAGACATCGAACTACAGACCGTGGCGGACGCCGCGGAGGCCTTACGAGGTTTCCTTCAAGTCATCAAGGACTACGGCGTGACCCGCTACCAGGTCTGGGGTTCCCAGGCCCTCTCCTCGGCGCCCAACGCCGACTTCATCGCCGACCAACTCTACATCCGTACAGGCTTACGCTTACGGTGGATCTCATTGGGACGGGAATCCTTCGTCCTCAATGAGGCCATCGCGCTGAAGTTCCCCGCTTATAAGAAGCTGGTCAAGCACCACACCGCCATCATTGGCCTGAACTCCGGGAGCACCACGTTCTCCTTCTTCCACCACGCCCGCCTGTTGGCTTCCCACAACATGAAGCTGGGACCGACGCGGATCAAGGAAGTCTTACAGAACCTGCGGGCGACCGCCCCGAACCCCATCGCCGTACTGGACGACTATATCAACAGTAAAGTCGACGATTTCTACCGGTTCGTCCCCGACGAGTTGCAACAGGTCAATAACCAGGTCATCTTAATCGGGGCCACGCCGCTGAACAACTACTTCATCCCGCGGGGCAAGACCAGTTGTTCCCTGACGCTGCAGCAGTTCCACGACTTTACTGATGAGGCCTTAAACGCCTCGGACCAGTACCTGATGGAACGGCTCCAGTTGAACGAAGATACCGTGGGCTTGGTCTTACCGGAAGTCCTGTTGCTTCAGAAGTTATTCGCGACGGTCCACGCCGACCAGATTCACTTGGTCAGTCTCAACGTCTTAGATGGCTTGACCACGGAAACGGCGATTGACGCCGGCTACCTCAAGAAGGACTTCAACGACCAGATCATCGACGCCGCCCACGCTCTGGCGGCCCGCTACCGGGTCGAACCCCAGCACATGGCCCTAGTCGAGAAGTTCACGTTACACCTCTTCGATCAGCTCAAGGCCCTACACCACTTAAGTGCTCGGGACCGGTTACTCCTGCACGTCGCCGCCATCGTTCACGACATCGGCGGCTTCATCGACACCCACGAGCACTACCTGCACTCCGACTACATCCTCAAGCAATCGGAGCTGTTAGGTCTGACCAACCAAGAAATGCAGATCATCGCCGCGGTCTCACGCTACCATAGTTCGCGGACCCCGGGTGGTGAACTGGCCCGTTTCCGGCAACTCAGCGCGGACGAACGTCTGCGAATCGCGAAGCTGGCCGCCATCCTGCGGGTCGCTGACGCTCTCGACGACGCTCACCAGCAGACCATTGCCCGGATCTCCGTGTCCGTTCAACCCACACAGGTGGTCATCACCGCCTTTAGTGACGACGACCTCTCATTAGTCCGGTGGGCCTTCAACTACAAGGCCGATTTCTTCACCGACGTCTTTGGCTTACAACCCGTATTTAAACAAAGGAGGTTACATAAATGA
- a CDS encoding OsmC family protein → MPIDREKFPPLYRTVANNDDGLESRSYVPGGLDVKTSTPLSAAPGANPEQFVGLALSTCLNATLEAIEKRRDLPHTSQVHTIVEMARDRRGFQFYVTAEIRLPGVDRQTAEAMVTLAESRCPVAKLLSGSENVVVKLVDDFTPVEPVAKA, encoded by the coding sequence ATGCCAATTGACCGAGAAAAGTTTCCACCCCTGTACCGGACCGTTGCCAACAACGACGACGGCCTTGAAAGTCGATCTTACGTCCCCGGGGGTCTGGACGTCAAGACCAGTACGCCGTTATCCGCGGCACCGGGGGCCAACCCCGAACAGTTCGTGGGCTTGGCGCTCAGCACTTGTCTGAACGCCACTTTAGAAGCCATCGAGAAGCGCCGTGACCTGCCGCACACCTCACAGGTCCACACCATCGTCGAGATGGCCCGTGACCGGCGGGGCTTCCAGTTCTACGTAACGGCTGAGATTCGCTTACCTGGCGTTGACCGCCAGACGGCTGAAGCCATGGTCACCCTAGCAGAGAGTCGCTGTCCCGTCGCTAAGCTCTTAAGCGGCAGTGAGAACGTGGTGGTGAAATTAGTCGATGACTTTACCCCCGTCGAACCGGTGGCAAAAGCGTAA
- a CDS encoding DUF1304 family protein — MDLLFTVLTILVALEHLGIMVLEIWGQPERQAKVFGMPLRFVQQPHARIALANQGIYNGMLGLALLGNLWLLAGQPQHLAIALLLLFVVVVALFGSLTAKHEIFWLQGCPALVTLLVLLIFEL; from the coding sequence ATGGATCTCCTCTTCACCGTCCTAACCATCTTAGTTGCCTTGGAACATCTGGGCATCATGGTCCTCGAAATCTGGGGCCAGCCCGAACGCCAAGCCAAAGTTTTCGGCATGCCCCTGCGCTTCGTCCAACAACCACACGCCCGGATTGCCCTGGCTAACCAGGGAATCTACAATGGCATGTTGGGCCTAGCCCTTTTAGGCAACCTGTGGCTCTTGGCCGGCCAGCCGCAACACTTAGCCATTGCGTTGTTACTCCTGTTCGTCGTGGTCGTGGCCCTCTTTGGCAGTTTGACCGCGAAACACGAAATTTTTTGGCTGCAAGGATGCCCAGCGCTCGTGACGTTACTCGTTTTACTTATTTTTGAGCTTTAA
- a CDS encoding alcohol dehydrogenase, producing the protein MRLLDLSGQQFGRLTVIKRDGTAKNGNATWLCKCSCGQLVTVDSYRLRHGITVSCGCYRRDISKARLTKDPRTRKQIGNATNLPLVDGSNVAARTKLSSRNISGVIGVSFDKRSGKWAARLFYHGHYLLNQTFSDFYDAVDARKAAEQQVAKTQGATVNASAEGE; encoded by the coding sequence ATGAGACTCCTAGACTTGAGTGGCCAACAATTCGGCAGACTAACGGTTATTAAACGGGACGGCACGGCCAAGAACGGTAACGCGACTTGGTTATGTAAGTGCAGTTGCGGCCAGTTGGTCACGGTCGACAGTTATCGGCTACGCCACGGCATTACGGTGAGCTGCGGGTGTTACCGCCGCGACATCAGTAAAGCCCGGTTGACCAAGGACCCTCGGACCCGTAAGCAGATTGGAAACGCCACGAACCTGCCGTTAGTGGATGGCTCGAACGTGGCTGCCCGGACTAAGCTGAGTTCCCGGAACATTTCCGGGGTCATCGGCGTTAGTTTCGACAAGCGTTCAGGAAAGTGGGCCGCACGTTTATTTTACCACGGGCACTACCTCTTGAATCAAACGTTTAGTGACTTTTACGACGCAGTGGATGCCCGTAAGGCGGCTGAACAGCAGGTGGCTAAGACCCAGGGGGCCACGGTCAACGCTTCCGCTGAGGGCGAATAA
- a CDS encoding class II fumarate hydratase, producing the protein MVQYREEADTLGTVKVPATALWGPQTERSRHNFTTGPLMPLPVIRALLQIKRAAALANRDLGELAEAKAQLIVQAVDTLLALPDAQLRGDFPLHVYQTGSGTQTNMNVNEVIAHQALKLDPTGELQPNDEVNHGQSSNDTFPTAMAITAREAVHTVVGAVRHLVAELTQKQHAYWRVVKIGRTHLQDATPLTVGQEISGWVSTLQHDLTYLEALDQTLLELPIGGTAVGTGLNAVPGFAEEVSDHLSAAYQEPFTAKTNKFFGLAAHSGLNVVHGALKTLASDLLKIANDIRFLASGPRAGYHEFRIPANEPGSSIMPGKVNPTQAEALTMAATRVMGNDVTLTIAASQGNFEMNVYKPVIIATFLESTDLLTGTVMGFADKLVHGLTVDQARMTQLVDQSLMTVTALSPHIGYHASAAIAQLADREGLTLRAAALKSGKVTAEQFAAWVDPLKMTGIDR; encoded by the coding sequence ATGGTGCAGTACCGAGAAGAAGCAGATACTTTAGGAACGGTCAAAGTTCCCGCAACGGCGTTATGGGGGCCGCAGACGGAGCGGAGCCGCCATAACTTTACCACGGGACCGTTGATGCCGTTGCCCGTGATCCGGGCGTTGTTGCAGATCAAGCGCGCCGCTGCGTTGGCCAACCGGGACTTGGGCGAATTAGCGGAGGCCAAAGCCCAACTAATCGTACAGGCGGTGGATACCCTATTGGCGTTGCCGGATGCCCAACTTCGTGGGGACTTTCCGTTGCACGTCTACCAGACGGGGTCGGGGACCCAGACCAACATGAACGTTAACGAGGTCATCGCTCACCAGGCCCTGAAGCTGGATCCGACCGGTGAGTTACAGCCCAATGACGAGGTCAACCACGGGCAGAGTTCCAACGACACCTTCCCCACGGCCATGGCCATTACGGCGCGCGAAGCCGTGCATACAGTAGTCGGTGCGGTCCGGCACTTGGTCGCGGAACTGACCCAGAAGCAACACGCGTACTGGCGGGTGGTCAAGATTGGCCGAACGCACCTGCAGGACGCGACGCCGTTGACGGTGGGCCAAGAAATCAGCGGTTGGGTCAGCACGTTGCAGCATGACCTGACTTACCTGGAAGCCCTCGACCAGACGCTGCTGGAACTCCCGATTGGGGGGACGGCCGTGGGTACGGGGCTGAATGCGGTCCCTGGATTTGCGGAGGAGGTCAGCGACCATTTAAGCGCGGCTTACCAGGAACCCTTTACCGCCAAGACCAATAAGTTCTTTGGCCTCGCGGCGCATTCGGGGTTAAACGTGGTCCACGGGGCACTGAAGACCTTGGCTAGTGACTTGCTGAAGATTGCAAACGATATTCGTTTCTTAGCTAGCGGTCCACGGGCGGGCTACCATGAGTTTCGGATTCCGGCGAATGAACCGGGGTCGTCAATCATGCCGGGGAAGGTCAACCCCACGCAGGCGGAGGCCTTGACCATGGCGGCGACCCGGGTCATGGGTAATGACGTGACCCTCACGATTGCGGCGTCGCAGGGGAACTTCGAGATGAACGTCTATAAGCCCGTGATTATTGCGACGTTCTTGGAATCGACCGACCTCTTGACCGGTACCGTTATGGGGTTCGCGGACAAGTTGGTCCACGGACTGACTGTCGATCAAGCGCGGATGACCCAGTTGGTCGACCAGTCATTGATGACGGTCACGGCCCTCTCGCCGCACATCGGGTACCATGCGAGTGCGGCCATCGCCCAGTTGGCCGACCGCGAGGGGCTGACGTTGCGTGCCGCCGCCCTTAAGTCGGGGAAGGTGACCGCCGAGCAGTTCGCAGCGTGGGTCGACCCGTTGAAGATGACGGGCATTGACCGGTAA
- a CDS encoding phosphorylcholine transferase LicD, which yields MPSLIDWIHQVELGNLEQFTTLCRELNLPYFLMGGSLLGAIRHQGFIPWDDDVDVGLLRPDYDQLLAAAPVRLAHSAYFLQTPTTDPYYGLSYAKLLDRRTYIEEKNNVNSARKGVFIDIFPLDRIPTETTLQREQLAKFQWLNTRILLQLRYHLVSTPLQKLQPSLDADQLADVHALKLERDALMTKYQDCSELTQVKNLASQYSYNKEVFSLKQVSELTTVPFERLSVQVPTDYATILTNMYGDYQALPPKGQRTEKHLEKLIMDNQVFTQ from the coding sequence ATGCCCAGTTTAATCGATTGGATACACCAAGTCGAGTTAGGCAACTTGGAACAATTCACCACCCTCTGTCGGGAGCTGAACCTGCCCTACTTTCTAATGGGCGGTTCCCTATTAGGCGCCATTCGCCACCAGGGCTTCATCCCCTGGGACGACGATGTCGACGTGGGGCTGTTGCGCCCCGACTACGACCAATTACTCGCGGCCGCACCCGTCCGGTTGGCCCACAGCGCATACTTCCTGCAGACGCCGACCACCGATCCCTATTACGGCCTCAGCTACGCCAAGTTACTCGACCGGCGGACCTACATTGAGGAGAAGAACAACGTGAATAGCGCCCGCAAAGGCGTGTTCATCGACATCTTCCCCCTCGACCGGATTCCCACGGAGACAACCTTGCAACGCGAACAACTGGCTAAGTTTCAATGGCTGAACACCCGGATCCTACTCCAGTTACGGTACCACCTGGTCAGCACGCCGTTACAAAAGCTCCAACCGTCCTTAGACGCGGACCAGCTCGCCGACGTGCACGCCCTGAAGCTGGAACGGGACGCATTGATGACCAAGTATCAGGATTGTTCTGAGCTGACCCAAGTTAAGAACCTCGCTTCGCAGTACAGCTACAATAAAGAAGTCTTTTCACTTAAGCAGGTCAGTGAGCTAACCACGGTTCCCTTTGAGCGCTTATCCGTTCAGGTTCCCACCGATTATGCTACGATTTTAACCAACATGTACGGCGACTACCAGGCCCTCCCACCTAAGGGCCAACGCACCGAGAAACACTTGGAAAAGCTGATCATGGATAATCAGGTCTTTACCCAATAG
- a CDS encoding RNA degradosome polyphosphate kinase, with translation MNFNDPQNFTNRELSWLDFNARVLEEARDKANPLLERVRFLGITQSNVDEFFMVRVASLAKLAAVNYPKPDASGMTAEEQLLAVNAKAHDQVIKQYSTLTRMLLPLLANLNVHLKPIDQLTDKQHAFIENYFNNEISPTITPMAVDSSRPFPFIGNNTLNIALRLHKNGDKHDKRFATVQVPEIFPRTVRLPGADNEFVMLEDIIKTFIGNLFMGYKVQETANYRVIRDMDLDVAEEDTSDLLKEVEHQLKKREHGGAVRLEVESGISAPLLKRLTTAIKVPAYAVYSIGGPIDLTFLSKWTKQISGHDDQKFPAFKGAPVPGMGREDDVFATIRDHDIIMQHPYDSFDAVTELIRQASLDDEVLAIKMTLYRVSANSPIIKSLGQAAQNGKQVTVLVEVKARFDEENNVHWAQQLEKMGCHVIYGLIGLKTHCKLTLIVRREPDGIRRYMHMGTGNYNDVTAHFYTDMGLLTTNTDMGVDASNIFNMLSGYSEPPYFHQLHISPDGIREFINAKLDQEIANAKAGKEAWAEMKMNSLSDSAMIAKMYEASHAGVKLRLIVRGICCLNVGIPGISENITVHSIVGQYLEHSRIYAFANGGDEQLYLASADLMTRNLNRRVELLFPILNEALRQHAFDIFTTMWHDNVKTRVLQADRTFTRIDRRGLEPLNAQETFMRQAEQKSHAQHVSTGHLPGTPHQFHPMLSPKNQAKSTQDRGPHA, from the coding sequence ATCAACTTTAACGATCCCCAAAACTTTACTAACCGGGAACTCAGCTGGCTCGACTTCAACGCCCGGGTCTTAGAAGAAGCCCGGGATAAGGCCAACCCACTCCTAGAACGGGTCCGGTTCCTGGGTATCACGCAGAGTAACGTTGACGAATTCTTCATGGTTCGGGTCGCGTCACTGGCGAAACTTGCCGCCGTCAACTACCCTAAACCCGACGCTTCGGGGATGACGGCGGAGGAACAACTGCTCGCCGTCAACGCCAAGGCCCACGACCAGGTCATCAAGCAATACTCGACCTTAACGCGGATGTTACTGCCCTTACTGGCCAACTTAAACGTGCACCTCAAACCGATTGACCAGCTCACGGACAAGCAGCACGCCTTTATCGAAAACTACTTTAATAACGAGATCTCCCCGACCATCACGCCCATGGCCGTCGACAGTTCCCGGCCGTTCCCGTTCATCGGCAACAACACCCTCAACATCGCCCTGCGGCTGCACAAGAACGGTGATAAGCACGACAAGCGTTTCGCCACGGTCCAGGTTCCCGAGATCTTCCCACGGACCGTACGCCTACCGGGTGCCGACAATGAATTCGTGATGCTAGAAGATATCATCAAGACGTTCATCGGCAACCTCTTCATGGGCTACAAGGTCCAAGAGACCGCTAACTACCGGGTCATCCGGGACATGGACTTAGACGTGGCCGAAGAAGACACTTCCGACCTGTTGAAAGAAGTGGAACACCAACTCAAAAAACGGGAACACGGGGGCGCCGTTCGGCTAGAAGTCGAGAGCGGCATCTCCGCACCGCTACTCAAACGCCTGACCACGGCCATCAAGGTCCCGGCCTACGCCGTTTACAGCATTGGTGGGCCAATTGACCTGACCTTCCTTAGTAAGTGGACCAAGCAGATCAGCGGTCATGACGACCAGAAGTTCCCAGCCTTTAAGGGCGCCCCGGTGCCTGGAATGGGACGGGAAGATGACGTCTTCGCCACGATTCGTGACCACGACATCATCATGCAACACCCTTACGATTCCTTCGATGCCGTGACCGAGCTGATTCGGCAGGCTTCCCTAGACGATGAAGTCTTAGCCATCAAGATGACCCTCTACCGGGTCTCCGCAAACTCGCCCATCATCAAGTCCCTGGGGCAAGCCGCTCAGAACGGCAAACAGGTCACCGTACTGGTCGAAGTTAAAGCCCGGTTCGATGAAGAAAACAACGTCCACTGGGCCCAACAGCTCGAAAAGATGGGCTGTCACGTGATCTACGGGCTGATTGGCCTGAAGACCCACTGTAAGTTGACCCTGATCGTTCGGCGCGAACCGGACGGGATTCGGCGCTACATGCACATGGGAACCGGGAACTACAACGACGTGACCGCTCATTTCTACACCGACATGGGCTTGTTGACCACCAACACCGACATGGGGGTCGACGCTTCGAACATCTTCAACATGCTGTCGGGTTACTCGGAACCACCGTACTTCCACCAGTTGCACATCTCACCGGACGGGATTCGGGAGTTCATCAACGCTAAGCTGGACCAAGAAATCGCCAACGCTAAGGCTGGCAAGGAAGCCTGGGCGGAGATGAAGATGAATTCCCTCTCCGACTCTGCCATGATCGCCAAGATGTACGAGGCCTCGCACGCCGGGGTGAAGCTCCGGCTCATTGTCCGGGGAATCTGCTGCCTTAACGTGGGGATTCCGGGCATCAGTGAGAACATCACGGTCCACTCCATCGTGGGCCAGTACCTGGAACACAGCCGAATCTACGCCTTCGCCAACGGCGGCGACGAGCAACTGTACCTGGCCAGTGCCGACCTGATGACCCGGAACCTGAATCGCCGGGTCGAACTGCTCTTCCCGATTCTTAACGAAGCTCTCCGGCAACACGCCTTCGATATCTTCACCACCATGTGGCACGACAACGTCAAGACGCGGGTCTTACAAGCCGACCGGACCTTTACCCGTATCGACCGACGGGGCTTAGAGCCGCTGAACGCCCAGGAGACGTTCATGCGCCAGGCTGAACAGAAGAGTCACGCCCAACACGTGTCGACCGGTCATTTACCGGGAACACCGCACCAATTTCACCCCATGCTGAGTCCTAAGAACCAAGCGAAATCCACTCAAGATCGGGGGCCGCACGCATGA
- a CDS encoding MarR family winged helix-turn-helix transcriptional regulator translates to MAESAQPLLDAFIDVYMNSLKYLDEFVSEPAKEFHLSFEQYLILREITKHRNVTLMDIASQRQVTRSAISRQIKVLLRQGYLRQQPDENDRRRLYLLATPAGIEAERVIRQRISRRFQGWVDVYGEDRAREILKFIQDFSQVTRLKK, encoded by the coding sequence ATGGCCGAATCAGCGCAACCATTGTTGGACGCTTTTATCGACGTCTACATGAACTCGTTGAAGTACTTGGATGAGTTCGTTTCGGAGCCAGCTAAAGAGTTTCATCTGTCATTTGAACAGTATCTGATTCTGCGGGAAATCACCAAACACCGCAACGTGACGCTAATGGACATTGCTAGTCAGCGTCAGGTCACGCGGAGTGCGATTTCGCGGCAGATTAAAGTGTTGTTACGTCAGGGGTATTTACGTCAGCAGCCCGATGAGAACGATCGTCGCCGGCTGTATCTTTTGGCGACCCCAGCGGGCATCGAAGCCGAGCGGGTGATCCGGCAACGCATCAGCCGACGCTTCCAAGGGTGGGTCGACGTCTACGGTGAAGACCGTGCCCGGGAGATCCTCAAGTTCATCCAGGATTTCAGCCAAGTGACCCGCCTGAAGAAATAG
- a CDS encoding GntR family transcriptional regulator, translating into MQFDDKVPIYYQIENYLYHQIVAGTLQPGAKLPAVRQLAVDLTVNVNTVQRALTEMIRQEILESRRGRGNFVTQDTARITALKHRLITDYIQELYTQLHALQMDDAEIVAAVEHYLQTRGNQG; encoded by the coding sequence ATGCAGTTTGACGATAAGGTCCCAATCTATTACCAGATTGAGAACTATCTGTACCACCAAATCGTAGCAGGAACGCTGCAACCGGGCGCGAAGTTGCCCGCCGTTCGCCAGTTGGCGGTCGATTTGACCGTGAACGTGAATACGGTTCAGCGGGCGTTGACGGAGATGATTCGACAAGAGATCCTGGAATCTCGCCGGGGACGTGGCAACTTTGTCACGCAGGATACGGCCCGCATCACGGCGCTTAAGCACCGACTCATTACCGACTATATTCAGGAACTTTACACCCAGCTACACGCGTTACAGATGGATGACGCGGAAATCGTGGCGGCAGTTGAGCATTACTTACAGACTAGGGGGAATCAGGGGTGA
- a CDS encoding alpha/beta hydrolase → MTTPHDFAQQLRQQQAAKRPGPTPQDGASEQVTTLTIPTSVGAVPVYRHQPHFVPAQRVIINLHGSGFIFPHNAYDDLFAKQLCLSTQALVLDVDYPLAPEHPFPQPLQATYQVIQALQAQYHSLGAPTIIGHSAGGNLAIGTQLLAQRHNQPKADRVILDYPALDLDTKPADKPFPAGARAIISPELAETFNAYYRPSGETGNPLISPVTATSTDLHGFPPTFILTADHDSLMPEAESFGQSLIAAGCTVTLHRYQNVHHGFTLNGEGQADQALRDILAYIQA, encoded by the coding sequence ATGACAACTCCCCATGATTTCGCACAACAGCTTCGACAACAACAGGCAGCTAAGCGGCCCGGTCCCACGCCGCAGGACGGCGCCAGTGAGCAGGTCACGACCCTTACGATCCCCACTAGTGTCGGCGCCGTGCCGGTCTACCGGCACCAACCCCACTTTGTCCCCGCACAACGGGTCATCATCAATCTTCACGGTAGTGGCTTTATCTTCCCACACAACGCCTACGATGACCTCTTTGCCAAGCAACTCTGTCTCAGTACCCAGGCGCTAGTTCTGGACGTCGACTATCCGTTAGCCCCAGAACATCCTTTTCCCCAGCCCTTACAGGCCACGTACCAGGTCATCCAAGCTCTACAGGCTCAGTACCATTCCCTGGGCGCACCCACGATCATCGGACACAGTGCTGGCGGGAACCTGGCTATTGGGACGCAACTCCTGGCTCAGCGGCACAATCAGCCTAAGGCGGACCGGGTGATTCTCGACTATCCCGCCTTAGACCTAGATACCAAGCCGGCCGACAAACCCTTTCCCGCTGGCGCCCGGGCCATCATCTCCCCTGAGCTCGCAGAAACCTTCAACGCCTACTACCGGCCCAGCGGTGAGACCGGTAATCCCCTGATTTCCCCCGTCACAGCCACCAGCACGGACCTCCACGGCTTCCCACCGACCTTTATCCTAACGGCTGACCACGATTCCCTAATGCCGGAAGCCGAGTCATTCGGCCAATCCCTAATTGCCGCCGGATGCACGGTCACCCTCCACCGCTATCAAAACGTTCACCACGGCTTTACGCTAAATGGCGAGGGGCAAGCTGACCAAGCCCTTCGCGATATCTTGGCCTACATCCAAGCCTAA